GTGATGTGGTGAGTACCTACGCGATGGCCCACCTGATGGCGGCGCACACGGGGGTGGCGATGTTCCGCGCGGCCTCGTCGCGCCACGAGGGTTCGCCGTGGGCTGCCGAACTCGTGGCCCTCACTGCGGAGATCGAGGCGGACCGCGCCAGTCTGGAACAAATAGTGCGCACCACCGGCCGCCACCCGGGGTCGGTGCCCCAACGTGCTGCGCGCTACGCGCTCGAGGGGGTGGGGCACCTCTCCCGGGTGCTGCATTGGCCGACCGAACTCGCCTCCCTGGCGGAGCTGGAAAAGCTCAGGGGTGGTGTTTCGGCCAAGGCGGTGGGTTGGGAGATCCTCCTGGCCGCGGCTACCCACGACCATCGCCTTTCCCGCGTCGACCTCGAGGAACTCCTGGAGCGAGCTCACGACCAGTCCCATCGGCTCCACACCATCCACCTGCAGATGGCGCAAGTTCTCTTCAACAGCCCGTGACCACCACGGAGGCCGGAGTGGCGACGCGCCGGTAGGCGCCGGCGCTCGGCAATACCATCCGGTCAAGAGGAGCAGGCCCAGACGGGAGAGCCAAGGCATGGCACAAGACACCGTGGTGGTGGCACAGCACGTCCGCACCCAGACGAGCAAGCTCGAACAGGCCAGCTCGGCGACCGAGTTGAGGCGGTGCCCCGTCTCGACGAGGTCACCCGTGCGGCGGATGCCGCGGCCACAGCCCTGAAGGCCCGGAAGAAGGAGCGGAAGGCGGCCCGCCGGCGGGCCCAAGGAGTTGCACCGGCAGACCCAGGACGCTCGAGGCCTCGCCGACAGCACCCAATGCGTGTCCTTCGCGGCTAAGACGCATCACGAGAAGGGCTCGGCCAGCGGCATGGCTATTGGTGGTCGCTACTTGAGGTTGATGAAGGTGCCTTCCCGCTCGAAGAGCTCGGGGTAGTGGCCGACTCGGGCGTGAATCTGCTGAGCTTCGACTCTGCGACCGTCGCGCATCTTGTAGAGCCCCCGGCGGTCGATGTGGGCAGCGAGCTCGGCTGCCAGCATCCGACGGCCCGGCGCCGTCTGCAGGACCTTGCGCATCGCCTCGTGGAGGGTCGTCCGCTCCTCGGAACTGGCCATCGCGGCACGAGACTGACCACGCACGAAGTGCCGGGTGCATCCCCGGGTGAGTGTGACAGCCTGAAGTGGCCCCACTTGGAGCCGTAGTGCTCGGGCGAAGTGGCCCCACCCTCGACCTACCAGTCCCCGTACTTTCGTGTCCGTCTGCCAAGGCGATCACGAGAGATGTTGGGGTGAGAGTGAGATCGAGAGTGGAGCAGTTCGAAAGTATCCGACGTGATGCGCGGGATCGAGAGTTGTCGATCCGGGCGCTCGCGGACAAGCACCATGTACACCGCCGCACGGTCCGGGCAGCGCTGGCTGATGCGGTCCCGCCGGTGCGGAAGCCGCCGGCACGGATGGCGCCGGTGTTGGGCCCCTATGAGGCCAAGATCCGGGGCTGGCTGGTCGGGACATAGGGCCCTGACCCTGGTTCTTGGACACGCTGAATCCAGCATCTGCTGGAGAGAGCGAGATGATCCAGAACTATGGCCAGGAAGAACTACTCCGAGGAGTTCCGTCGTCAGGCCGTCGACTTGTACGAGTCCACACGGGCGCGACGGTGCGCAGCATCGCTGAGGATCTCGGGATCCAGCGCGGCACGCTGCGGCACTGGCTCGAGATGCACGGCACTGGCCCGAGATGCACGGGACCGGCAAGAAGACTGCCACGGACGGGACCCTGATCCGGAGCCCACTCAAGCCCCCGTCAGCCGCCTTGTTGGCCCCGCCGGATGGCGTGGACGAGACGCCCGAGAAGCGGATCGCCCGGCTGGAGGCTGAGAACGCCGCGTTGAGAGCCGAGACGACGAAGCTCAACACCGAGCGGGAGATCCTTCGCCAGGCGGCCAAATATTTTGCCGGGGAGACGAACTGGTGAGCCGCTTCCAGTTCGTCGCCGACTACTCCACCACTTACGAGGTGAAGCGGCTGTGTGAGCTCGTTGAGATCGAGCGAGCGTCCTACTACGCCTGGAAGGCAGCCGCACCGGCCCGCGAAGCACGGGCGGCGGCCGACGCCGAGCTTGCCGAGCGGATCCGTGCGGTCCACAAGAAAGACAACACAGTGGGTGCACCGCGGGTCACCGCCGAACTCAACGACGGCGTCGGTGCAGGCGAGCGGGTCAACCACAAGCGGGTCGCGCGAGTGATGCGCGGCCACGGCATCGTCGGCTACCGGCGACGCCGCAAGGTCCGCACGACCGTGCCGGAGCCAGCTGATGCCAAGGTGCCCGACCTGCTCAACCGTGACTTCACCGCCCAGGCCCCGAACCAGCGTTACGTCGGGGACATCACCTACCTGCCCATCGCCGACGGCTCCAACTTGTACTTGGCGACCGTGATCGACTGCTGCTCCCGCCGCCTGGCCGGCTGGGCGATCGCGGACCACATGCGCACCGAGCTCGTCGAAGACGCCCTCAAGGCCGCAGCAGCCACACGGGGGAGCCTGGACGGCGCCGTGTTCCACAGCGATCACGGGTCGGTCTACACCTCGAAGATCTACGCCCGGCTCAGCAGTGACTTGGGCGTGACCCAGTCGATGGGCGCCGTGGGGACCAGCGCGGACAACAGCCTGGCCGAGTCGTTCAACGCGACGCTGAAGAGAGAGGTCCTCAAGACGAGAACTGCTGATCCGACGAGCTCACCTGTCGCCGCGAGGTGTTCCGGTGGCTCACGCGCTACAACACCCGCCGCCGGCACTCCTGGTGCCGCTACCAGTCCCCGATCCACTACGAGAACAACTACGCGGCTACGCTCCCGACAGCCGCGTAATCACACCCCGTGTCCAAGAACCGGGGGTAAGGCCCGCCGATGCCCGTGCCAGCGCAGGAACCAACTCACTGGGTCTGAAAGCCCGGCACGCTTGCCTAACGATCGGTACGGCAATCTCGGGTCGGGAGAGAAGCTCACAAGCGATGACCCTCCGTCACGGGGTGGTCGATTCGCCGGACGCTCGTCTAGTGGATCTCGAGCGGTGAGCGGATATCTAGCCACCCGACCGCTGCCACGCCGGGGCCGAGGGCGTGCGGCCGGTTGGCTGACATGTGGTGCTCGTCGGCAAGGGCATCAACGACGTGCCCGCGCTGGCTGGGGACGCGAGACATGCCCGGCCAGGTCTGGCTAACGCGGCCCATATTCCAGAGCCAGGCCAGCCGGCTGCGGAACCTGCCACTGCGTAGACGCAAGTCGAGCAGATTGGTCGTGAATACATGCAGGGCGCGCCGTGCAATGTTCGCTGCATCTCGACAGATCCCTGAGGGCAAGTCTTTGCCGACACGTTTTCGAGATTTTGGGGGAACGCCCTCTGACCTGCGCAAACACCTGCGCGCCCTGAGCGTTCCCCCGCCTTGCCGGGCGTTGGGGGGAACGTGAAGAGGGACGCTCGAATGGTTCCTTCTCGCCGTGGATTCGCCACGACGAGAGGAATGTGTGATGGGTGTTGCCGCGCTGTTGGATCTAGATGACGACCGGGCCGGGCTGTTGAAGTTGGCCGAGGATCGCTGGTGCGTCTGGGTCGACACGGAGCCGCGTCTCGGCGTGGTTCCGGGCGGGATGCGAGGACTGCGGCCTTGGCTGCGAGTGGCTGACTCGGCGGCCGCGGATGAGGCTCTGCTGGGGTTGGCGATGCTGGCCGCGCCAGACGGTGGTGACGATGTCGCAGCTGCTGCCGTGCTGGCCTGGGCGCTGCTGCCGGGTGCGTGTCACCTTGCCCACCGCCTGACTGTGGGGCCCCGGCGTGCGGTGGGTGGGGCGGACACATCGGTCGATGAACTGGTGGCCGCTCAGCTGTGGCTCGAGGTTCGGTCCTTTGCCTGGCGCCGGCGACGGAAGGTAGCGGCCAACCTTCTGATGGACACCCGAGCCGGGGTGCTCCTGGAACTGGGCGACTACCACCAGGTGGCCCGTGTCGACAGGTCGTGGGCACACACCACCCTCGCAGATGTCAACGAGGAGAACCGGTCGGCGACCGAACTCCCAGCGGCAGAGGAAGAGCCGCTCGAGGTGCTCCTGGAGCTCTTGGAGTGGGCGACGACCAGCCAGGTCATCAGCGAGGACGACAGGTGCTTGTTGATGTGCCTGGTCGACGAGGCCGCGCGCTCCGACGTGCAGCGATCCTCACGCGGCCGCGGCGGGTTCGCGTCCAACGACCTCTCCCGGGCGGTGGCGCCTCGGGTCGGGGTATCGGAGGCCACCGTCCGTCGACGGGCGGCGCGCAGCATGCGTGCACTGAGCGAGGCGGTCGCCGGTGGGGGTTTTCGGAATGAAGGTTGATCGCCCAGCACTCGGTCTCGCCGTAGGACCGGCGAAGGCGGTGATGGAGATGTCAGAGGTCCAGGGAGTGCGAAGCACCGAGCAGATTGCCCAGTTGTTCGAGATCGCCAGCAAGGAGGACGAGGCGATTCGTCAGCTGGGCGGGTGCGTGGCGCTGTTCGATGAGGTTCAGCGGGCCAAGGATGCCCTCAAGCGGCTCTCCCCAGCCGAGGTTCGTTCCGCACTTGAGTACCGCAGGTTGGCCTTGGGAGACCAGCCGTGAGCACCGGCACCGGCAGTCGGGAGACCAGGTCGGCGGTGTCGGTTGACGAGCTCACGAGGGCTTGGCGCGCCATCCAGGCCGGTGACTTTCGGGCAACAAGAGCTCGGCCGCCCGCCAACGCAGCGGCCTCTTCCTTCGGGCACGCGACCTGGCACCCGGCTGCGGGGGAGTGGATTCTGCCGGTGCTTGGCTGCGCCGGCGCGGTAGGGGCCACCACGGTAGCCACCGCCATCGCGGAGGCTTCGAGCAGCAGGGCGCGCATCGTGGAGTGCTGCTCGATCACCGCGTCCGGCCTGGCTGCGGCCAGCACGGCTGAGCTGGGACTCCATCCAGATGGATGGCGCCAAGGCACCCGCGGTCGAGTGCTCCTCGAACGAGTCGACGACATGTTGACCGGCGTGGACCAGGTGCCGCACCCCACGCCCACCCCGGAGGGAGTCCAGCTCACGGTTCTCGATGTGGGCTGGGACGTCACCCAGCTCTTCGCGGGCGGTTCGTGGCTGGCCGAGGCCACCCTGACAGCCGACCACACGGTGTTGGTCGCGGCAGCGACCGTGCCCAGCCTGCGGCGCCTGGAGACGACCCTGGCCCACTTCGAGGACCTCGACCGCGTCCTGGTCGCCGTCGTAGGGCCACGGCGCAAGAAGTGGCCCAAGTGCGTGGAGCACTCCGCTGGCCCTCGCACGCGTCGACTGCTCGGCGACGGAGGCGGGGTGGTGGAGATCCCGGTGGACCGAGAGCGGGCAGTCACCGGCCTCGACTCCAAGCCTCTGCCTCAGCCGCTGATCCGCGCCGCCGAACAAATCCTGTCACGCCTGGGGCATCCGACCATCACCAACTGAACACGACGACTCGAATCCAACCGAAGGAGAGCACACCTATGAACACCATGACCTCAACCGCCCTGACGATCTCGATGAAGGTCTGCCCGAAGGCGCCACCCGGCGCCCAGGCACCCGTCGATGAGATCACCGGCTACGTGCTGTGGGGAGTCATCATCCTCTTCGGCCTCGCGGTCGTGATTGGCATCGGGGCGGTCGTGGCCGGCCGGATCTTCGGCATGGCCCACGCCTCCAAGGTGGGGGTGATCAGCATCGTTGTGGTGTTCCTCGCTGCGATCGGCTACCTCGTCGCGCCCTCGATGCTCGACGGGCTCTTGGGCCAGGGCTGCGTCTGAGATGAGCAGCGCAGCCATGAACACGACCGGCTGGGGCCGGCGGCGCCTGCTGGGGATCCTCGCGGGTGCGATCGTGGCTGCCCTGGTCTTGGTCGCCGGCCTGGGTTACGCGGTCTTGCAGGTGGTGGCACCCGCGGGCAACCAAGGGCGTGACGCGGACGTACCGGGCGTGGCACGAGGAGGCGGGCTGCCGCCGAGCTCGGCTACCGGCCAAGAGCTCCGCGACGAGATCGCGGCCGCCCCGATGCTCTCGGTGCCGAAGGAGGCCATGGAGCAGTCCGAGAAGGCCACCGAGGCGGCACCGCTGTCAGTACCCTCCGGGACCCGGCTGGGGGCGGCGAACGTGCTCATGGGTTTCCCGCAGACCCCGGAGGGTGCTGCCGGTCAGCTCGCCCAGCTTGAGGTCACAGTCCTGCAGGCGATGAGCCTGGCGACTACACAGCAGGTCTACGACGCTTGGGCGATGCCTGCTGGTCCGGGCGTGGAGGGCTGGGGCCTGGCCCGAGCCGTGGGCGCGTTCCTGGACAGCACCGGGATGGTCGAGGCGAAGGACCCCTCGATCACGGTGCGAGTCCAGCCGGCTGCGCTCCTGATCAAAGGCACGGACGGGGCCGACTGGGTCACGGCGTGTGTGTTGACCCGGATCAGTGCCAGCTTCCGCGCCCAGGGGGAGGTCGCCTACGGCTACTGCGAGCGCATGCAGTGGCACGGCGGACGATGGATGATCGCGCCCGGCTCGGTGCCGGCACCGGCGCCGTCTACCTGGCCGGGGACGCAGCTGGCCATTGAGGCTGGGTGGCGCACCTGGGTGAGCGAGGGCCTCACCGCGGACGCGCCGCCGGCCGGTGACAACCTCGGTGCCGGCGCGAGGCGCGGTCCCGCTGTGGCGATCCATGTTGGGCCGGGTCACGTGCAAGCGGTCGGCGCCGGTGTCGGAGCCCGGGTCGGGCCCGGCGCTGGAGCGGCACTCGGGATTGACATCATCCCGGACCTCCCGAACCCGCTCGGTGAGCTCGGGGAAGTGATCGCCAAGGCCGCCGCACAGGGCTGGACCGAGGCCATGCTGGCGCTGTGGAACGCCGGCTTGTTCGTGCTGCGCGTCGCGCTGGTGTATACCGAGAAGTTTCTGACGCCGGACCTCGGTGAGAACGGGCCTGGCCGGGTCATCTACGAGTACGCGTTCTGGATGTCCGGCGCGCTGGTGTTGGTGATGACGCTGATCCAACTCGGCGTGGCTGCCTTCAAACGTGAGGGCAAGAGCCTTGCCCGGGCCCTGATCGGCGGCGCCCAGTTCGTGGTGGTGTGCTTCGCGTGGTTGGGCTACTGCGTCGCCTTCCTCGCCGCCTGCACGGGGTTGAACGGTGCCCTGCTGAAGGCACTTCTGGGCGTGAACACCGTGAATGAGTGGGACCCGCTCGGAGGGTTCGAGGACGAAGACGTCACCGACGCCGCTGTGGCGACCGTGCTCGGCTTGCTGGGCTGCGTGGTCTGGCTGGCTGCGCTCGGCCACATACTCATCATGTTGGCCCGCGCCGCATCGCTGATGGTGCTGGTCGCCACGGGCCCTGTGGCCGCCGCGGGTCTGGTCTCGGATGTCGGCCGCAGCTGGTTCTGGAAGAGCCTGCGCTGGTTTCACGCCGCGGCCTTCACGCCCGTGTTGATGGTGCTCGTGCTCGGGATCGGAGTTCAGTTCACCACCGGGGTGGCCGCTGGAATGAGCGACACTTCGACGAAGGCCATCGCGACCGCGCTGCCCGGCGTGATGCTGCTGTGTGTCAGCTGCGTGGCCCCGATGGCGTTGTTCAAGCTGCTTGCCTTCGTCGACCCCGGCACCCCATCGGGCTCGTCGTTCCGTCAGGGCATGGCGATGTCGGGCGGGCTGCAAGGCCTGATGTCCGGTGGCGGGTCAGGTGGCGGGTCGGAGGACGGCTCCTCCGCGGCGACGCAGGCCGATGACAGCGGACGGTCTGCCGGCGAGGGCAACGCGGAGACCTCGACCAGCGACCGGTTCGGCAAGTCCGGCCAAGGGATGTTGGCCGCGATCGGCGGCGGTGTCGGCGGGGTGATGGCTGCCGGCATGGGCATCGTGTCGACCATCGGCACCAAGGGCGCGTCCTTGCTGGGCGACGAGACGAACCAGGCCGGCGTCGGCCACCACACTTATGGGCCGGACTTCAGCAGTCTGCAGGACCGCGACAACAACTCCAACAACTCGAACAACCAGCAGCGCAGCTCCTCGGAGCCGGCCGATGACGACACCGGATCCCCACCCCCACCCCCCCGCCACCCCCGCCGCCGGGCGGCTCGCAACCGGGCGCCCCAGGGACCGGCGGCGGAGCCCCGGGCGCACCGGCCGGCGGCGCTGCGGGTGGTGCAGCCGGCGGTGCCGGGGGCGGTGCCGCGGGAGCAGCGGGAGCGGTGCCGCCGGTAGCGGTCTGAGTACGAGTCGGAACAACGAAACGAAATGGAGAAGGCGATGACCACGACGTACGCCGACTACAGCCGTGACCGGATCGGCTGGTTCTTCGGAATCTCTGGGACACAGCTGGCGTTCTTGGCCACCGGCAGCCTGCCGGTCTTCTGGGCGATCCAGCAGGGCGCCTGGCTCTCAGGGTTTCTGCTGCTGCTCATCTGGGTGGCGGTGGTGCTGGTAACGATCGTGCCCATTCACGGCCGTTCGGCCACCGGATGGATGTGCGCCGCGGTCGCGCACGCGGCCGGCGGGCTGATGGGCTGGACGGCGTTTCGGGCCAAGGCCGCCGAGGGCAAGACCGAAGACCTCGAGACCCCGGACCTGCCCGGGGTCTTGCAGGGCGTCCAGATCCACGACGGCCCGCCGCACGGTTCGGGCCTGCAGCGGGTCGCGATCATCCAGGACCACGCCAGCCGGTGCTGGGCGGTGACGGCCGCGGTCGTGCACCCCGGAATCGGGATGGAGGCAGCCGACGAGCGACGCCGCTACGGGGCAGGCCTCGCGGAGCTCATCGATGTCGCCGGGCGCACCGAGAAGATCGAGGAGATCCTGTTCATGGTCCGCACCGTCCCCGAGGACGGTGCCGAACGGGAGCTGTGGGTCCAGGCCCACACGAAGCCTTCCAGCCCGCCGCTGTCCCGGCAGATCAACGCCGACCTCGCCAACGGGCTGAGCCAGGCGTCGGTGCGTACCGAGCAGTTCATCACCCTGGTGGTGCCCGAGGCCCGCATCGCCCGGTCGGCCAAGGAGTCTGGTGGTGGCCTGGAGGGTCGGTGTCGCGAGCTGTACCTGCTGATGGGTGAGGTCGAGGCCCACCTGCGCGGTGCCATGGGGATGACGTCGGTCAGCTGGCTGACCTCACCCGAGCTCGCGTTGGCCTGCCGGACCGGGTTTGCCCCAGGTGACCGGGCCGGCATCGTTGAGGCCTTGGCGCTGCGCGAGAAGGACCCGGGTGTGAACGCAGACGTCCCGTGGGCGATGGCCGGCCCCTCGGGTGCGGACCCGGTGGTGCGGCACTACAGCCACGACGCGTGGAACTCGATCAGCGCCACCATCAAGCTGCCCGCCAAGGGTGCCGTGATGGGGGCACTGGCCCCGATTCTGACGCCGAGCGAGTCGGGGGAGCGGCGCTCGTTCATGGTCGCCTTCCCGATCGTGGCCCAGTCCAAG
This is a stretch of genomic DNA from Nocardioides sp. InS609-2. It encodes these proteins:
- a CDS encoding type IV secretion system protein; amino-acid sequence: MNTTGWGRRRLLGILAGAIVAALVLVAGLGYAVLQVVAPAGNQGRDADVPGVARGGGLPPSSATGQELRDEIAAAPMLSVPKEAMEQSEKATEAAPLSVPSGTRLGAANVLMGFPQTPEGAAGQLAQLEVTVLQAMSLATTQQVYDAWAMPAGPGVEGWGLARAVGAFLDSTGMVEAKDPSITVRVQPAALLIKGTDGADWVTACVLTRISASFRAQGEVAYGYCERMQWHGGRWMIAPGSVPAPAPSTWPGTQLAIEAGWRTWVSEGLTADAPPAGDNLGAGARRGPAVAIHVGPGHVQAVGAGVGARVGPGAGAALGIDIIPDLPNPLGELGEVIAKAAAQGWTEAMLALWNAGLFVLRVALVYTEKFLTPDLGENGPGRVIYEYAFWMSGALVLVMTLIQLGVAAFKREGKSLARALIGGAQFVVVCFAWLGYCVAFLAACTGLNGALLKALLGVNTVNEWDPLGGFEDEDVTDAAVATVLGLLGCVVWLAALGHILIMLARAASLMVLVATGPVAAAGLVSDVGRSWFWKSLRWFHAAAFTPVLMVLVLGIGVQFTTGVAAGMSDTSTKAIATALPGVMLLCVSCVAPMALFKLLAFVDPGTPSGSSFRQGMAMSGGLQGLMSGGGSGGGSEDGSSAATQADDSGRSAGEGNAETSTSDRFGKSGQGMLAAIGGGVGGVMAAGMGIVSTIGTKGASLLGDETNQAGVGHHTYGPDFSSLQDRDNNSNNSNNQQRSSSEPADDDTGSPPPPPRHPRRRAARNRAPQGPAAEPRAHRPAALRVVQPAVPGAVPREQRERCRR
- a CDS encoding SCO6880 family protein; its protein translation is MTTTYADYSRDRIGWFFGISGTQLAFLATGSLPVFWAIQQGAWLSGFLLLLIWVAVVLVTIVPIHGRSATGWMCAAVAHAAGGLMGWTAFRAKAAEGKTEDLETPDLPGVLQGVQIHDGPPHGSGLQRVAIIQDHASRCWAVTAAVVHPGIGMEAADERRRYGAGLAELIDVAGRTEKIEEILFMVRTVPEDGAERELWVQAHTKPSSPPLSRQINADLANGLSQASVRTEQFITLVVPEARIARSAKESGGGLEGRCRELYLLMGEVEAHLRGAMGMTSVSWLTSPELALACRTGFAPGDRAGIVEALALREKDPGVNADVPWAMAGPSGADPVVRHYSHDAWNSISATIKLPAKGAVMGALAPILTPSESGERRSFMVAFPIVAQSKADRQSGNSEWAADTAEAVRGRLGMKVRAKQREETAKARGMDTKLARGNFLTRPYAVCTVTVPKTARVSEFGRRLDASVRRAGFAPLRLDLAQDAAFAASAVPLGTSLTRKSGAR